A single Chlorocebus sabaeus isolate Y175 chromosome 3, mChlSab1.0.hap1, whole genome shotgun sequence DNA region contains:
- the RNF6 gene encoding E3 ubiquitin-protein ligase RNF6 isoform X2, producing MVKACRKENKKARNLRMNQSRSRSDGGSEESLSQDHNHHENERRWQQERLHREEAYYQFINELNDEDYRLMRDHNLLGTPGEITSEELQQRLDGVKEQLASQPDLRNGMNYRDSEVPRESSHEDSLLEWLNTFRRTGNATRSGQNGNQTWRAVSRTNPNSGEFRFSLEIHINHENRGFEIHGEDYTDIPLSDSNRDHTANRQQASTSPVARRTRSQTSVNFSGSSSNIPRTRLTSRGQNPAEGSFSTLGRLRNGIGGAAGIPRANASHTNISSHTNQSGGSELRQREGQRFGAAHVWENGARSNVTVRNTNQRLEPIRLRSTFNSRSRSPIQRQSGTVYHSSQRESRPVQQSTRRSVRRRGRTRVFLERDREREGRGTAYTPFSNSRLVSRITVEEGEESSRSSTAVRRHPTITLDLQVRRIRPGENRDRDSIANRTRSRVGLAENTVTIESNSGGFRRTISRLERSGIRTYVSTITVPLRRISENELVEPSSVALRSILRQIMTGFGELSSLMEAESESELQRNGQHLPEMHSELSNLGTVNNRSQHREGSSQDRQAQGVSTEMHGENETTQPHTGNSDNRGGRQFRNSNNLVETGTLPILRLAHFFLLNEGDDDDRIRGLTKEQIDNLSTRHYEHNSIDSELGKICSVCISDYVTGNKLRQLPCMHEFHIHCIDRWLSENCTCPICRQPVLGSNIANNG from the exons ATGGTAAAAGCATGTCGAAAGGAAAATAAG AAAGCCAGGAATCTCAGGATGAATCAGTCTAGATCTAGATCAGATGGTGGCAGTGAAGAAAGCTTATCTCAAGACCATAATCATCATGAAAATGAGAGAAGATGGCAGCAAGAGCGTCTCCACAGAGAAGAGGCCTATTATCAGTTTATTAATGAACTCAATGATGAAGATTATCGGCTTATGAGAGACCATAACCTTTTAGGCACCCCTG gaGAAATAACATCAGAAGAACTGCAACAGCGGTTAGATGGCGTCAAAGAACAGCTAGCGTCTCAGCCTGACTTGAGAAATGGAATGAATTACAGAG ACTCAGAAGTCCCTAGAGAAAGTTCACATGAAGATTCTCTTCTAGAATGGTTGAACACCTTTCGGCGCACAGGAAATGCAACTCGAAGTGGACAAAATGGGAACCAAACTTGGAGAGCTGTGAGTCGAACAAACCCGAACAGTGGAGAGTTTCGGTTTAGTTTGGAAATCCACATAAATCATGAAAATAGAGGATTTGAAATTCATGGAGAAGATTATACAGACATTCCACTTTCAGATAGTAACAGAGATCATACTGCAAATAGGCAACAAGCGTCAACTAGTCCTGTGGCTAGGCGAACAAGAAGCCAAACCTCAGTGAATTTCAGTGGTAGTAGTTCCAACATTCCAAGGACTAGGCTTACTTCAAGGGGGCAAAATCCAGCTGAAGGATCTTTCTCAACACTGGGAAGGTTAAGAAATGGAATTGGGGGAGCAGCTGGCATTCCTCGAGCTAATGCTTCACACACTAATATCAGTAGTCACACAAACCAATCAGGTGGTAGTGAACTCAGGCAAAGGGAGGGGCAACGGTTTGGAGCAGCACATGTTTGGGAAAATGGGGCTAGAAGTAATGTTACAGTGAGGAATACAAACCAAAGATTAGAGCCAATAAGATTACGATCTACTTTCAATAGTCGAAGCCGTTCACCCATTCAGAGACAGAGTGGCACTGTTTATCATAGTTCCCAAAGGGAAAGTAGACCAGTACAGCAAAGCACTAGAAGATCTGTTAGAAGGAGAGGTAGAACTCGAGTCTTTTTAGAGCGAGATAGAGAACGAGAAGGCAGAGGTACTGCATATACCCCATTCTCTAATTCAAGGCTTGTGTCAAGAATAACagtagaagaaggagaagaatccAGCAGATCCTCAACTGCTGTACGACGACATCCAACAATCACACTGGACCTTCAAGTGAGAAGGATCCGTCCTGGAGAAAATAGAGATCGGGATAGTATTGCAAATAGAACTCGCTCCAGAGTAGGGCTAGCAGAAAATACAGTCACTATTGAAAGCAATAGTGGGGGCTTTCGCCGAACCATTTCTCGTTTAGAGCGGTCAGGTATTCGAACCTATGTTAGTACCATAACAGTTCCTCTTCGTAGGATTTCTGAGAATGAGCTTGTTGAGCCATCATCAGTGGCTCTTCGGTCAATTTTAAGGCAGATCATGACTGGGTTTGGAGAACTGAGTTCTCTAATGGAGGCTGAATCTGAGTCAGAGCTTCAGAGAAATGGCCAGCATTTACCAGAGATGCACTCAGAACTAAGTAACTTAGGTACAGTTAACAACAGGAGCCAGCACAGGGAAGGTTCCTCTCAAGACAGGCAGGCCCAAGGAGTCAGCACTGAAATGCATGGTGAAAACGAGACCACCCAGCCTCATACTGGAAACAGTGACAATAGGGGTGGCAGGCAGTTTCGAAATTCAAACAATTTAGTTGAAACTGGAACACTACCTATTCTTCGCCTTGCTCACTTTTTTTTACTAAAtgaaggtgatgatgatgatcgAATACGTGGTTTAACCAAAGAGCAGATTGACAATCTTTCCACCCGGCACTATGAGCATAACAGTATTGATAGTGAACTAGGTAAAATCTGTAGTGTTTGTATCAGTGACTACGTAACTGGAAACAAGCTCAGGCAATTACCTTGCATGCATGAATTTCACATTCATTGTATTGACCGATGGCTCTCAGAGAATTGCACTTGTCCGATCTGTCGGCAGCCTGTTTTAGGGTCCAACATAGCAAACAATGGGTAA
- the RNF6 gene encoding E3 ubiquitin-protein ligase RNF6 isoform X1, whose amino-acid sequence MRSAGWGLVGMHRLSPASLWESRSLGEALLEARLGRDGQLSKKAQTIEEWLPWHMVKACRKENKKARNLRMNQSRSRSDGGSEESLSQDHNHHENERRWQQERLHREEAYYQFINELNDEDYRLMRDHNLLGTPGEITSEELQQRLDGVKEQLASQPDLRNGMNYRDSEVPRESSHEDSLLEWLNTFRRTGNATRSGQNGNQTWRAVSRTNPNSGEFRFSLEIHINHENRGFEIHGEDYTDIPLSDSNRDHTANRQQASTSPVARRTRSQTSVNFSGSSSNIPRTRLTSRGQNPAEGSFSTLGRLRNGIGGAAGIPRANASHTNISSHTNQSGGSELRQREGQRFGAAHVWENGARSNVTVRNTNQRLEPIRLRSTFNSRSRSPIQRQSGTVYHSSQRESRPVQQSTRRSVRRRGRTRVFLERDREREGRGTAYTPFSNSRLVSRITVEEGEESSRSSTAVRRHPTITLDLQVRRIRPGENRDRDSIANRTRSRVGLAENTVTIESNSGGFRRTISRLERSGIRTYVSTITVPLRRISENELVEPSSVALRSILRQIMTGFGELSSLMEAESESELQRNGQHLPEMHSELSNLGTVNNRSQHREGSSQDRQAQGVSTEMHGENETTQPHTGNSDNRGGRQFRNSNNLVETGTLPILRLAHFFLLNEGDDDDRIRGLTKEQIDNLSTRHYEHNSIDSELGKICSVCISDYVTGNKLRQLPCMHEFHIHCIDRWLSENCTCPICRQPVLGSNIANNG is encoded by the exons ATGCGCTCCGCTGGCTGGGGATTGGTTGGGATGCACCGTCTATCACCTGCTTCCCTGTGGGAATCTAGGTCGCTAGGGGAAGCGTTACTTGAGGCTCGGTTGGGAAGAG ATGGGCAACTCTCAAAAAAGGCACAAACAATTGAAGAATGGCTACCATGGCATATGGTAAAAGCATGTCGAAAGGAAAATAAG AAAGCCAGGAATCTCAGGATGAATCAGTCTAGATCTAGATCAGATGGTGGCAGTGAAGAAAGCTTATCTCAAGACCATAATCATCATGAAAATGAGAGAAGATGGCAGCAAGAGCGTCTCCACAGAGAAGAGGCCTATTATCAGTTTATTAATGAACTCAATGATGAAGATTATCGGCTTATGAGAGACCATAACCTTTTAGGCACCCCTG gaGAAATAACATCAGAAGAACTGCAACAGCGGTTAGATGGCGTCAAAGAACAGCTAGCGTCTCAGCCTGACTTGAGAAATGGAATGAATTACAGAG ACTCAGAAGTCCCTAGAGAAAGTTCACATGAAGATTCTCTTCTAGAATGGTTGAACACCTTTCGGCGCACAGGAAATGCAACTCGAAGTGGACAAAATGGGAACCAAACTTGGAGAGCTGTGAGTCGAACAAACCCGAACAGTGGAGAGTTTCGGTTTAGTTTGGAAATCCACATAAATCATGAAAATAGAGGATTTGAAATTCATGGAGAAGATTATACAGACATTCCACTTTCAGATAGTAACAGAGATCATACTGCAAATAGGCAACAAGCGTCAACTAGTCCTGTGGCTAGGCGAACAAGAAGCCAAACCTCAGTGAATTTCAGTGGTAGTAGTTCCAACATTCCAAGGACTAGGCTTACTTCAAGGGGGCAAAATCCAGCTGAAGGATCTTTCTCAACACTGGGAAGGTTAAGAAATGGAATTGGGGGAGCAGCTGGCATTCCTCGAGCTAATGCTTCACACACTAATATCAGTAGTCACACAAACCAATCAGGTGGTAGTGAACTCAGGCAAAGGGAGGGGCAACGGTTTGGAGCAGCACATGTTTGGGAAAATGGGGCTAGAAGTAATGTTACAGTGAGGAATACAAACCAAAGATTAGAGCCAATAAGATTACGATCTACTTTCAATAGTCGAAGCCGTTCACCCATTCAGAGACAGAGTGGCACTGTTTATCATAGTTCCCAAAGGGAAAGTAGACCAGTACAGCAAAGCACTAGAAGATCTGTTAGAAGGAGAGGTAGAACTCGAGTCTTTTTAGAGCGAGATAGAGAACGAGAAGGCAGAGGTACTGCATATACCCCATTCTCTAATTCAAGGCTTGTGTCAAGAATAACagtagaagaaggagaagaatccAGCAGATCCTCAACTGCTGTACGACGACATCCAACAATCACACTGGACCTTCAAGTGAGAAGGATCCGTCCTGGAGAAAATAGAGATCGGGATAGTATTGCAAATAGAACTCGCTCCAGAGTAGGGCTAGCAGAAAATACAGTCACTATTGAAAGCAATAGTGGGGGCTTTCGCCGAACCATTTCTCGTTTAGAGCGGTCAGGTATTCGAACCTATGTTAGTACCATAACAGTTCCTCTTCGTAGGATTTCTGAGAATGAGCTTGTTGAGCCATCATCAGTGGCTCTTCGGTCAATTTTAAGGCAGATCATGACTGGGTTTGGAGAACTGAGTTCTCTAATGGAGGCTGAATCTGAGTCAGAGCTTCAGAGAAATGGCCAGCATTTACCAGAGATGCACTCAGAACTAAGTAACTTAGGTACAGTTAACAACAGGAGCCAGCACAGGGAAGGTTCCTCTCAAGACAGGCAGGCCCAAGGAGTCAGCACTGAAATGCATGGTGAAAACGAGACCACCCAGCCTCATACTGGAAACAGTGACAATAGGGGTGGCAGGCAGTTTCGAAATTCAAACAATTTAGTTGAAACTGGAACACTACCTATTCTTCGCCTTGCTCACTTTTTTTTACTAAAtgaaggtgatgatgatgatcgAATACGTGGTTTAACCAAAGAGCAGATTGACAATCTTTCCACCCGGCACTATGAGCATAACAGTATTGATAGTGAACTAGGTAAAATCTGTAGTGTTTGTATCAGTGACTACGTAACTGGAAACAAGCTCAGGCAATTACCTTGCATGCATGAATTTCACATTCATTGTATTGACCGATGGCTCTCAGAGAATTGCACTTGTCCGATCTGTCGGCAGCCTGTTTTAGGGTCCAACATAGCAAACAATGGGTAA
- the RNF6 gene encoding E3 ubiquitin-protein ligase RNF6 isoform X3 produces MHRLSPASLWESRSLGEALLEARLGRDGQLSKKAQTIEEWLPWHMVKACRKENKKARNLRMNQSRSRSDGGSEESLSQDHNHHENERRWQQERLHREEAYYQFINELNDEDYRLMRDHNLLGTPGEITSEELQQRLDGVKEQLASQPDLRNGMNYRDSEVPRESSHEDSLLEWLNTFRRTGNATRSGQNGNQTWRAACVKNNSRRRRRIQQILNCCTTTSNNHTGPSSEKDPSWRK; encoded by the exons ATGCACCGTCTATCACCTGCTTCCCTGTGGGAATCTAGGTCGCTAGGGGAAGCGTTACTTGAGGCTCGGTTGGGAAGAG ATGGGCAACTCTCAAAAAAGGCACAAACAATTGAAGAATGGCTACCATGGCATATGGTAAAAGCATGTCGAAAGGAAAATAAG AAAGCCAGGAATCTCAGGATGAATCAGTCTAGATCTAGATCAGATGGTGGCAGTGAAGAAAGCTTATCTCAAGACCATAATCATCATGAAAATGAGAGAAGATGGCAGCAAGAGCGTCTCCACAGAGAAGAGGCCTATTATCAGTTTATTAATGAACTCAATGATGAAGATTATCGGCTTATGAGAGACCATAACCTTTTAGGCACCCCTG gaGAAATAACATCAGAAGAACTGCAACAGCGGTTAGATGGCGTCAAAGAACAGCTAGCGTCTCAGCCTGACTTGAGAAATGGAATGAATTACAGAG ACTCAGAAGTCCCTAGAGAAAGTTCACATGAAGATTCTCTTCTAGAATGGTTGAACACCTTTCGGCGCACAGGAAATGCAACTCGAAGTGGACAAAATGGGAACCAAACTTGGAGAGCT GCTTGTGTCAAGAATAACagtagaagaaggagaagaatccAGCAGATCCTCAACTGCTGTACGACGACATCCAACAATCACACTGGACCTTCAAGTGAGAAGGATCCGTCCTGGAGAAAATAG